A genomic stretch from Sphaerodactylus townsendi isolate TG3544 linkage group LG15, MPM_Stown_v2.3, whole genome shotgun sequence includes:
- the LOC125444613 gene encoding zinc finger protein 3-like isoform X1 translates to MQRGRPLEGSGYCQKKKPQTGSQGKEAESVLARKFSSLLLSPSLLTILGAELPRSASQSLVVGVAARASSACAAAAAATSSPALARDRTGRAAPAPGFATTRGAQSARAAPRGADPEARDGRDFLQKWLMYLAEIQWALLDPCQRPTYRDIVQDNYGTLLSLDSGNMNSNPQPGGNEATQAPKPLPERSESSLYFGPGGHQGEDAGKGWTKLPLPPPMPKDNLSIPPRVYMGPSQNVCLHCGDNLSQAQHSLNQAQESLNRAQQSLNQAQQIISNPQRPHGSSNKLYPCLDCGKSFGVSSHLTIHKRTHTGEKPYMCNDCGKRFSQSSTLILHRRIHTGEKPYKCTDCGKSFSVSSHLTKHQRIHTGEKPYECQICGKRFSQSSTLILHQRIHTGERPYRCDECGKTFSVSSHLTIHQRIHSGEKPYRCMECGKSFRQKSGLSTHQKVHMVALERSYKCPP, encoded by the exons ATGCAACGAGGGAGGCCGCTAGAGGGCTCTGGCtattgtcaaaaaaaaaaaccccaaacagggAGCCAGGGAAAGGAGGCCGAGTCGGTTCTCGCGCGTAAattttcctcccttcttctttccccttcGCTGCTGACGATTCTGGGGGCTGAACTTCCCAGGTCAGCCTCCCAGAGCCTTGTTGTCGGGGTTGCCGCCCGGGCTTCGTCTGCTTgcgcggcggcggcagcagcgacAAGCAGCCCAGCCCTGGCTCGGGATCGCACCGGCCGCGCAGCCCCAGCCCCGGGTTTTGCAACGACGAGGGGGGCGCAAAGTGCGCGCGCGGCTCCCCGGGGAGCCGATCCTGAAGCCAGAGACGGCAG GGACTTTCTGCAGAAGTGGCTGATGTATTTGGCTGAGATACAGTGGGCCCTTCTTGACCCATGCCAGAGACCCACCTACAGGGACATTGTGCAGGACAATTATGGGACCCTGCTCTCATTAG ACAGTGGAAACATGAACTCAAATCCTCAGCCAGGAGGGAATGAAGCCACGCAGGCACCAAAGCCGTTACCAGAGCGATCCGAAAGCTCCCTTTACTTCGGTCCAGGTGGGCATCAAGGTGAGGATGCAGGGAAAGGATGGACCaagctgcctctccctccccccatgcctaaAGACAACCTCAGCATCCCTCCCAGGGTGTACATGGGGCCTAGCCAGAATGTGTGCCTCCATTGTGGGGACAACCTCAGCCAAGCTCAGCACAGCCTCAACCAAGCTCAGGAGAGCCTCAACCGGGCTCAGCAAAGTCTCAACCAAGCCCAGCAGATCATCAGCAACCCACAAAGACCACACGGTTCCAGCAATAAGCTCTACCCATGCTTGGACTGCGGGAAAAGTTTCGGAGTGAGCTCCCACCTCACCATTCacaaaagaacccacacaggcgAGAAACCATACATGTGCAATGATTGCGGGAAGAGGTTCAGCCAGAGCTCGACCCTCATCCTCCACCGCCGCATCCACACGGGGGAGAAACCCTACAAGTGCACCGACTGCGGGAAGAGCTTCTCGGTGAGTTCTCATTTAACCAagcaccagagaatccacaccgGAGAGAAGCCTTACGAATGCCAGATTTGCGGGAAACGGTTCAGCCAGAGTTCAACGCTCATTTtgcaccagagaatccacacaggggagaggcCTTACAGATGCGACGAGTGCGGGAAGACCTTCAGCGTCAGCTCCCACCTCACTATCCACCAGAGGATCCACTCTGGGGAGAAGCCGTATCGCTGCATGGAGTGCGGGAAAAGCTTTCGCCAGAAGTCGGGCCTCAGCACGCATCAGAAAGTCCACATGGTGGCCCTTGAAAGATCTTACAAGTGCCCACCCTGA
- the LOC125444613 gene encoding zinc finger protein 239-like isoform X2, translating to MYLAEIQWALLDPCQRPTYRDIVQDNYGTLLSLDSGNMNSNPQPGGNEATQAPKPLPERSESSLYFGPGGHQGEDAGKGWTKLPLPPPMPKDNLSIPPRVYMGPSQNVCLHCGDNLSQAQHSLNQAQESLNRAQQSLNQAQQIISNPQRPHGSSNKLYPCLDCGKSFGVSSHLTIHKRTHTGEKPYMCNDCGKRFSQSSTLILHRRIHTGEKPYKCTDCGKSFSVSSHLTKHQRIHTGEKPYECQICGKRFSQSSTLILHQRIHTGERPYRCDECGKTFSVSSHLTIHQRIHSGEKPYRCMECGKSFRQKSGLSTHQKVHMVALERSYKCPP from the exons ATGTATTTGGCTGAGATACAGTGGGCCCTTCTTGACCCATGCCAGAGACCCACCTACAGGGACATTGTGCAGGACAATTATGGGACCCTGCTCTCATTAG ACAGTGGAAACATGAACTCAAATCCTCAGCCAGGAGGGAATGAAGCCACGCAGGCACCAAAGCCGTTACCAGAGCGATCCGAAAGCTCCCTTTACTTCGGTCCAGGTGGGCATCAAGGTGAGGATGCAGGGAAAGGATGGACCaagctgcctctccctccccccatgcctaaAGACAACCTCAGCATCCCTCCCAGGGTGTACATGGGGCCTAGCCAGAATGTGTGCCTCCATTGTGGGGACAACCTCAGCCAAGCTCAGCACAGCCTCAACCAAGCTCAGGAGAGCCTCAACCGGGCTCAGCAAAGTCTCAACCAAGCCCAGCAGATCATCAGCAACCCACAAAGACCACACGGTTCCAGCAATAAGCTCTACCCATGCTTGGACTGCGGGAAAAGTTTCGGAGTGAGCTCCCACCTCACCATTCacaaaagaacccacacaggcgAGAAACCATACATGTGCAATGATTGCGGGAAGAGGTTCAGCCAGAGCTCGACCCTCATCCTCCACCGCCGCATCCACACGGGGGAGAAACCCTACAAGTGCACCGACTGCGGGAAGAGCTTCTCGGTGAGTTCTCATTTAACCAagcaccagagaatccacaccgGAGAGAAGCCTTACGAATGCCAGATTTGCGGGAAACGGTTCAGCCAGAGTTCAACGCTCATTTtgcaccagagaatccacacaggggagaggcCTTACAGATGCGACGAGTGCGGGAAGACCTTCAGCGTCAGCTCCCACCTCACTATCCACCAGAGGATCCACTCTGGGGAGAAGCCGTATCGCTGCATGGAGTGCGGGAAAAGCTTTCGCCAGAAGTCGGGCCTCAGCACGCATCAGAAAGTCCACATGGTGGCCCTTGAAAGATCTTACAAGTGCCCACCCTGA